A genome region from Bacteroides stercoris ATCC 43183 includes the following:
- a CDS encoding surface glycan-binding family protein: MKSKLSSTFNKLRIIMVAALTVFCVSCDKTETTDTTGFILHYLGITDIGPSMSYTLKAPAYKGSTPYDFTITKITLDNESFSNNDNFVINSETGEITVQNTDEMKPGLYNISIGCYSNGKFFDFKDAVQVNMLLAVPEGVSVEPAEVLVKMEDENWWEASAKVITDAEKHVSIIKYEFAEDESREYRKYFTIENGIITFNPDQKDNIVPGEKYVLSLKLTTKAGEHLYPDAVTFKVISKPYNLQYKPKEVKVEKNTAHESQLPTIQGSEGMNYSIKSISPEATGFTIDEKTGKISIAENSLSTIGAIYNINVMVSNEYGSAEFPEAYTVTVVDFINPIDPTTFSYVVPETYEEMEYTIPVAGGLIGDEVIYNFADNNSEAIKEQIEKGRMSIDIESGKIFIAKKNTLAPGDYTVSVKASNVKSEVTTSFTLTIKANPNKFTFYYGNNLGLSPAENYANQYEVDYDGTFSELKALNLTPTTTLNGKNAKWELVVKKVLGGKDQLLETTINENTGTIDFSNAKLQSADVCVGMLVVKATVGDGPLAYSVTAPVFVRSSKKASKNLIKYTPFVIQMNPKTGGRSAIPTTVASDNLIMDFRTNFNFFEVNTTTANGVQPSTAGSIMNDLWVNFYKTTGANSGNVNTGAKKPMSSLDTSNGFDNTKNLDMTLGYFDQTDRSIVINPDMWKSATGEYANGVLIPQVAVSTDGSVPDKTRIIPIAIWFDENFE; encoded by the coding sequence ATGAAATCTAAATTATCAAGCACGTTCAACAAGCTACGAATTATTATGGTAGCTGCATTAACTGTGTTCTGTGTCTCTTGTGATAAGACAGAGACAACAGATACAACAGGGTTTATTCTTCACTATCTGGGTATAACAGATATAGGCCCCAGCATGTCATACACATTAAAAGCACCTGCTTATAAAGGCAGTACGCCTTATGATTTTACAATCACAAAGATTACACTTGATAACGAATCTTTCAGCAACAATGACAACTTTGTGATAAATTCCGAAACTGGTGAAATTACAGTTCAGAACACTGATGAGATGAAACCAGGATTATACAATATTAGCATAGGTTGCTATTCTAATGGCAAATTCTTTGATTTCAAAGATGCTGTGCAAGTAAATATGCTACTCGCAGTACCCGAAGGTGTATCAGTAGAACCTGCAGAAGTATTAGTAAAAATGGAGGATGAAAATTGGTGGGAAGCCAGTGCTAAAGTAATTACCGATGCAGAAAAGCATGTGAGCATCATCAAATACGAATTTGCAGAGGATGAAAGCAGAGAGTACCGGAAATATTTCACCATTGAAAATGGTATCATTACTTTCAATCCTGACCAGAAAGATAATATCGTTCCTGGTGAAAAGTATGTCTTGAGCCTAAAACTTACCACCAAAGCCGGAGAGCATCTCTATCCGGATGCAGTAACATTCAAAGTGATTTCCAAGCCATACAATCTGCAATACAAGCCTAAGGAAGTAAAAGTAGAAAAAAATACAGCACACGAATCACAGTTACCTACTATCCAAGGTTCAGAGGGAATGAACTATTCCATCAAATCTATTTCACCGGAAGCAACCGGATTTACGATTGATGAAAAAACCGGTAAAATTAGCATAGCAGAGAATAGTTTATCTACAATTGGCGCTATCTACAATATCAATGTTATGGTAAGCAACGAATACGGCAGTGCGGAATTCCCCGAAGCCTATACAGTAACTGTTGTAGACTTTATTAACCCTATCGATCCCACAACTTTCAGCTATGTAGTTCCAGAAACTTATGAAGAAATGGAATATACAATACCTGTAGCAGGAGGGCTTATCGGCGATGAAGTAATATATAATTTTGCTGACAACAACTCCGAAGCAATCAAAGAACAAATAGAGAAAGGAAGAATGAGCATTGATATAGAAAGTGGTAAAATTTTCATTGCAAAGAAAAACACATTAGCACCTGGCGATTATACCGTTTCTGTAAAAGCAAGCAATGTTAAAAGCGAAGTTACAACTTCTTTTACACTGACAATCAAAGCTAATCCCAATAAATTTACGTTCTATTACGGTAACAACTTAGGATTGAGCCCGGCAGAGAACTATGCTAATCAATATGAAGTAGATTATGATGGTACTTTTTCTGAGTTAAAAGCTTTGAATTTAACGCCTACAACAACTCTTAATGGCAAAAATGCAAAATGGGAATTAGTCGTTAAGAAAGTATTAGGGGGCAAAGATCAACTATTAGAAACTACAATTAATGAAAATACAGGAACTATTGACTTCTCAAATGCTAAACTACAAAGCGCAGACGTGTGTGTTGGTATGCTTGTTGTAAAAGCAACTGTTGGCGATGGTCCATTAGCTTATTCTGTTACCGCTCCCGTTTTTGTTAGAAGTAGCAAAAAAGCAAGTAAAAATTTAATAAAATACACTCCCTTTGTCATCCAAATGAACCCAAAAACAGGTGGACGCTCGGCAATACCAACAACGGTTGCCTCAGATAATTTAATAATGGACTTCCGTACAAACTTCAACTTCTTCGAGGTCAATACTACAACTGCGAATGGTGTACAACCGTCAACGGCAGGTAGCATAATGAATGATTTATGGGTAAATTTCTATAAAACAACTGGAGCAAACAGTGGCAATGTTAACACTGGTGCTAAAAAGCCTATGTCTTCTTTAGATACATCTAATGGATTTGACAATACAAAGAATTTAGATATGACATTAGGATATTTCGACCAAACAGATAGAAGTATAGTCATAAATCCAGATATGTGGAAATCTGCTACAGGTGAGTATGCCAATGGTGTTTTAATCCCTCAGGTTGCAGTAAGTACCGACGGTAGCGTTCCTGACAAGACAAGAATCATACCAATAGCTATCTGGTTCGATGAAAATTTTGAATAA
- a CDS encoding RagB/SusD family nutrient uptake outer membrane protein, producing the protein MKKFIYYIGILALCLLPAACSLEEESSTEVEKNKYMNDAKEAQDVLLGVYRSTIEEGMYGHHLSIYFSMGTDISQVEGSTTENFRILPTNAYSASQAEVQTSWASLYSGIYNANDFLERISVKMDSYNESDKQLATIYIAEARALRALYYFELVRRWGNIPLMTNTAMANQHPSTFVQADPVDVYKFIEDDLLYACDILPYAKDDTYRSSNDYRFSKGAALGLLTKVYATWAGYPIQDTSKWEAAAETARILIESGKHDLLTDYEKLWENTCNGIWDPTESLIEVSFYSPTYSGNSDPVGRIGKWNGVKTTVDAGRSGSTAANVQVVHSFVLNWREEAQPDASTGISPDRRQNLSIANYKHGHNDSKTGAVYLGDYYLAANIPTDDEATALSKDLDPEKSQKAKQTYTPAKWDIDKYMESIPFVNNDKSTVNWYVLRYADVLLLYAEALNEWKGGPTTDAYAAINKVRKRGYGNKGNYSLPEGMDQATFRKAVHKERAYELAFEGHRRLDLIRWGIYYETIQETYNELKNWWSSASYVVYDYTKKGQHELMPIPQREMDLCTQFNQNPGW; encoded by the coding sequence ATGAAAAAGTTTATATACTATATAGGAATTTTAGCCTTATGCCTTCTTCCAGCTGCATGTTCTCTGGAAGAAGAAAGTAGCACTGAAGTAGAAAAAAATAAATATATGAATGACGCCAAAGAGGCACAAGATGTACTACTTGGAGTATACCGTTCTACTATAGAAGAAGGAATGTATGGTCATCATCTATCCATTTATTTCTCTATGGGAACAGATATTTCACAAGTAGAGGGAAGCACAACTGAAAATTTCCGTATTCTTCCTACGAACGCATATTCTGCTTCACAAGCTGAAGTACAGACCTCATGGGCATCTCTTTATAGCGGAATCTATAATGCAAATGATTTTCTGGAACGCATTTCTGTGAAAATGGATTCGTATAATGAATCCGACAAACAATTGGCAACAATTTATATTGCCGAAGCAAGAGCTTTACGAGCATTGTACTATTTTGAGTTAGTTCGTCGTTGGGGAAATATTCCTTTAATGACTAATACAGCTATGGCTAATCAACACCCCTCAACTTTCGTACAAGCCGACCCTGTTGATGTTTATAAATTTATCGAAGACGATTTATTGTATGCCTGCGATATTCTTCCATATGCCAAAGATGACACTTATCGTAGTAGTAACGATTATCGTTTTTCAAAAGGAGCAGCTTTGGGATTACTCACTAAAGTATATGCCACTTGGGCTGGATATCCCATACAGGACACAAGCAAATGGGAAGCAGCTGCGGAAACAGCACGTATCCTAATTGAATCGGGCAAACATGATTTGCTGACTGACTATGAAAAATTATGGGAAAATACTTGTAACGGAATTTGGGACCCAACAGAAAGTTTAATTGAAGTATCTTTCTATTCTCCCACATATTCAGGAAACAGTGATCCTGTAGGCCGTATCGGAAAGTGGAACGGCGTAAAGACCACAGTCGATGCCGGTCGCAGCGGAAGTACTGCTGCCAACGTTCAGGTTGTTCATTCATTTGTACTTAATTGGAGAGAAGAGGCACAACCCGATGCAAGCACTGGCATAAGTCCCGACAGACGTCAAAATTTGTCTATAGCCAACTATAAACATGGACACAATGACAGCAAAACCGGAGCAGTTTATTTAGGCGATTACTATTTAGCGGCCAACATTCCAACCGATGATGAAGCCACAGCATTAAGCAAGGATTTAGATCCTGAAAAATCTCAAAAAGCCAAACAAACTTACACGCCGGCCAAATGGGATATTGATAAATACATGGAAAGTATACCTTTTGTCAACAACGACAAATCAACTGTAAACTGGTATGTTTTACGTTATGCGGATGTACTGCTACTATATGCAGAAGCACTGAATGAGTGGAAAGGCGGACCTACCACAGACGCTTATGCCGCTATTAATAAAGTACGGAAACGTGGTTATGGAAATAAGGGCAACTATTCGTTACCAGAAGGTATGGATCAAGCTACTTTCCGAAAGGCTGTTCATAAAGAACGGGCCTATGAATTAGCTTTCGAAGGTCACCGTCGTCTCGATTTAATACGTTGGGGTATTTACTACGAGACCATTCAAGAAACATATAATGAATTGAAAAACTGGTGGAGTTCTGCGAGCTATGTAGTATACGACTACACGAAAAAAGGTCAGCACGAACTGATGCCTATTCCGCAACGCGAAATGGACTTGTGTACCCAGTTCAACCAAAACCCAGGTTGGTAA
- the hepC gene encoding heparin-sulfate lyase HepC has translation MKNTLFICLFAMFALSGCVDDEEEFATGGNISPELTPENKENAVLNTAVFDQLNLDYPGLEKVKQYHEAGEDYLAASALLEYYRTRTNVINPNLSLVDVTYSDADLSKANYALEYRFYVNGQLEDPAIGKPYSVGKAGAINWANNPKGTSAEYQKQLHRHQWFIPQAKVYRGTHDEKYINSWIEVYSDWIVQNPKPEAGPIDEGPWWQLQVATRVLDQVQLLDYYKTSSNFTPEWLTTFLVSFAEQADFLQAYPYKSGGNILITQANALATAGTLMPEFKNAENWKNKGNEILNTEIQQFLADGWHKEFSLHYHIGVIDNFYEAMKLANANGQSVEFKDALRKAVEVVMHFTYPNFFAKGSSSDSEEKLDQIVPMFNDSWNKTRSILTKNFKKYSEMFPESDELKYMATSGNGGASQGNTPGNEMKLFEDAGFYIMRNGWVPESTVMIFSNNKFNDESTSFASYSHNQPDNGTFELYINKRNFFPDSGVCAYESSDKTIQGYRNWHRKTMHHNTLTLDDRNCEKADGKLLQSEIKGNVETLVFENQSYPNMRHRRAVFYVNKEFFVLVDEGIGSAAGSANLSFNLCRYESEIEYDANKMGAHTTFTDNNIVVRTFTNETATFNEMEGRVAYVVKNDVFDKRKAYQIKINKLANKTARFITVIYPCKKTEGQTIEAVFTDNGYSANGASIKVTINGIEYPLSYILQSNNF, from the coding sequence ATGAAGAACACTCTTTTTATCTGTTTGTTCGCAATGTTTGCACTCTCCGGATGTGTTGACGACGAAGAAGAATTCGCCACAGGCGGAAACATCAGTCCTGAACTGACTCCTGAGAACAAAGAAAACGCAGTATTGAACACTGCTGTTTTTGACCAACTCAACCTCGACTATCCCGGCTTGGAAAAAGTAAAGCAATATCATGAAGCAGGTGAGGATTATCTTGCTGCCAGCGCATTGTTGGAATATTACCGAACACGAACTAATGTTATAAATCCTAATCTCTCATTGGTCGATGTAACTTACAGCGATGCTGATTTATCCAAAGCAAATTATGCATTAGAATATCGTTTTTATGTTAACGGACAACTTGAAGATCCTGCTATAGGAAAACCATATTCTGTAGGAAAAGCAGGAGCTATCAATTGGGCCAATAATCCTAAAGGAACAAGTGCAGAATATCAGAAACAGTTACACCGTCATCAATGGTTCATACCGCAAGCTAAAGTATATCGTGGAACCCATGATGAGAAATATATCAATTCCTGGATTGAAGTATATAGCGATTGGATTGTCCAAAACCCGAAGCCAGAAGCAGGACCTATAGACGAAGGTCCTTGGTGGCAGCTACAAGTAGCGACACGCGTTCTTGATCAAGTACAGCTTTTGGATTATTATAAAACATCTTCCAATTTTACTCCTGAATGGCTCACCACATTTCTGGTATCCTTTGCAGAACAAGCTGATTTTTTGCAGGCGTATCCTTATAAGTCTGGTGGAAACATCCTTATAACACAAGCCAATGCGCTTGCTACAGCCGGTACATTAATGCCTGAATTTAAAAATGCAGAAAACTGGAAGAACAAAGGAAATGAAATCTTAAATACTGAGATACAGCAATTTCTTGCAGACGGTTGGCACAAAGAATTTTCTCTGCACTATCATATTGGAGTAATTGATAATTTTTATGAAGCAATGAAGTTAGCTAATGCTAATGGACAATCAGTAGAGTTTAAAGATGCACTCCGAAAAGCAGTCGAGGTGGTAATGCACTTTACCTATCCTAATTTTTTTGCCAAAGGTAGCAGCAGTGACAGCGAAGAGAAATTAGACCAAATAGTTCCTATGTTTAATGATTCATGGAATAAGACTCGTAGTATACTTACTAAAAATTTCAAAAAATACTCAGAAATGTTCCCAGAGAGTGACGAATTGAAGTACATGGCCACATCAGGAAACGGTGGTGCATCTCAAGGTAATACTCCAGGAAACGAAATGAAACTATTTGAAGATGCAGGATTTTATATCATGCGTAATGGATGGGTTCCCGAATCAACAGTAATGATTTTCAGCAATAACAAATTTAATGACGAATCTACCAGTTTTGCTTCTTATAGCCATAACCAGCCGGATAATGGTACATTTGAACTATATATCAACAAGCGAAACTTCTTCCCTGATTCGGGTGTATGTGCTTATGAAAGTAGCGACAAGACCATACAAGGCTACCGTAACTGGCATCGTAAAACAATGCACCATAATACATTGACACTTGATGACCGGAATTGTGAGAAAGCTGACGGTAAGTTACTACAATCTGAAATTAAAGGGAACGTTGAGACACTTGTTTTTGAAAATCAAAGTTATCCCAATATGCGTCATCGCCGTGCCGTATTCTATGTAAATAAGGAGTTTTTTGTATTGGTAGACGAGGGTATCGGCAGCGCGGCTGGTTCTGCAAATTTAAGTTTCAATCTTTGCAGATATGAGTCGGAAATAGAATATGATGCCAATAAAATGGGAGCTCATACTACATTCACAGATAACAATATCGTAGTACGGACATTTACTAACGAAACAGCCACTTTCAATGAAATGGAAGGAAGAGTAGCCTATGTTGTAAAAAATGATGTATTTGACAAGCGCAAAGCTTATCAAATTAAAATAAATAAATTAGCTAATAAAACAGCTCGTTTTATTACAGTTATTTATCCTTGTAAGAAAACAGAAGGACAAACTATTGAAGCAGTATTCACAGATAATGGATACAGTGCAAACGGAGCATCAATCAAAGTAACTATTAATGGTATAGAATACCCATTATCTTATATCTTGCAATCCAATAATTTTTAA
- a CDS encoding hybrid sensor histidine kinase/response regulator transcription factor encodes MSILKKITTILFILCITGVSNAYPEAWGQINFSYISINDGLSQSTVFSIAQDKLDNMWFATYDGVNKYDGYTFTVYQHDENDPNSIANDISRIVMTDSKGRVWIGTRDGLSYYDEEKDKFQNFFLEKNGKHLQVNGIVELSPERLLISTLEGLTMFDIPASRFVDDIFGTAMHKMVASALYRHDDQIYIGTPSDGLYCYSIPKNTLEKLAYIPGSKQIQSILQQSPTRIWVATEGSGLLLVNPKTREVKTYRHSPSDPQSISSNYIRSLALDSQNRLWIGTFNDLNIYHEGNDSFMSYSSNPVESGSLSQRSVRSIFMDSQGGMWLGTYFGGLNYYHPIRNRFKNIEHIPFKNSLSDNVASCIVEDKQKNLWIGTNDGGLNLYVPGAQKFIHYALQESQREDGLGSNNIKSVYVDEPRGLVYIGAHAGGLSILHRNSGRMENFNQLNSPLINENVYAILPDGENNFLLGTLSALVHFNPEKRSFTTITQENDGTPINVQKITTLFRDSKKRLWIGGEEGVSVFNQHGTSIQKADILPESTATKAFTNYIYEANNGLVWIGTREGFYCFDEKAKQIKRYTKADGLPNNVVYGILEDSYGRLWMSTNRGISCFNPETEKFRNFTEADGLQSNQFNTSSCYRTSDGEMYFGGINGLTTFRPELLQDNPYTPPVVITKLQLFNKTVRPDDETGILSKNISDTESITLKSWQTAFSLEFVVSNYISGQHNTFAYKLDGYDKEWYYLTDRHPVSYSNLPQGTYHFMVKAANNDGKWNTTPTVLEIVILPVWYKTWWAVILFLATFAGFVTFVFRFFWMRKKMEAELEIERRDKEHREEINQMKMRFFINISHELRTPLTLILAPLQEVISKINDRWTRNQLEYIQRNANRLLHLVNQLMDYRRAELGVFELKIKKGNAYRLIRENFLYYDKLARHKEIHYAFHSDLEEKEELFDPNYLELIVNNLLSNAFKYTDNGKSITVTLKEENNWLILQVSDTGAGIPINKQGKVFERFYQIESQHIGSGIGLSLVQRLVDLHHGRIELESEEGKGSTFSVYLPQDLAVYKATELADSNTSKEEEQVYSTNSKEMYFIDTEKMENEAIETGDKKRGTILIVEDNQEIRHYLSSGLAALFNILEAGNGEEALEKLKNHEADIIITDVMMPVMDGIKLCKNIKQNIRTCHIPVIILSAKTDIKDQLEGLQVGADDYISKPFSIAVLTSKIQNMMRTRRHMLEKYAKSLEVEPEKITFNAMDEELLKRAVSIVEENIDNFEFSTDEFAQKMNMSRSNLHLKLKAITGESAIDFIRKVRFKRATELLKSGRYTVTEVSSMVGFNSSSYFATCFKKYIGCLPTEYIKKVKG; translated from the coding sequence ATGAGTATCCTGAAAAAGATAACAACCATCCTGTTTATTTTATGTATAACGGGAGTCTCTAACGCTTATCCGGAAGCTTGGGGACAGATAAACTTTTCTTATATATCCATTAACGACGGTCTGTCACAAAGCACGGTCTTCTCCATAGCGCAGGACAAGCTCGACAATATGTGGTTCGCCACCTACGACGGCGTCAACAAGTACGACGGATACACATTTACCGTATATCAGCACGATGAAAACGACCCCAACAGCATCGCCAACGACATCTCCCGCATTGTTATGACCGACAGCAAGGGGCGTGTATGGATCGGCACCCGCGACGGCCTGTCGTATTATGACGAGGAAAAAGACAAGTTCCAGAACTTCTTCCTCGAAAAGAACGGCAAGCACCTGCAAGTCAACGGCATTGTGGAACTTTCGCCGGAGCGGCTGCTTATCAGCACGCTCGAAGGGCTGACTATGTTCGACATCCCCGCATCCCGTTTTGTAGACGACATATTCGGCACGGCAATGCACAAAATGGTTGCATCCGCCCTATACAGGCATGACGACCAAATCTATATAGGCACACCGTCGGACGGTCTGTACTGCTATTCCATTCCGAAGAATACACTCGAAAAACTCGCTTACATTCCAGGCAGCAAGCAAATCCAAAGCATCCTGCAGCAATCTCCTACCCGTATATGGGTAGCCACGGAAGGTTCCGGCCTTCTCCTTGTCAACCCCAAGACCCGGGAAGTCAAAACATACAGGCATTCCCCTTCCGACCCGCAATCCATCAGCTCCAACTATATCCGCTCACTGGCACTGGATTCACAAAACCGCTTGTGGATAGGAACTTTCAATGACCTCAACATCTACCATGAAGGCAACGACTCGTTCATGTCCTACAGCAGCAATCCCGTAGAAAGCGGCAGCCTGTCGCAACGCTCCGTACGCAGTATCTTCATGGACTCGCAAGGCGGCATGTGGCTGGGAACGTATTTCGGCGGACTGAATTATTACCACCCCATCCGCAACCGCTTCAAGAACATAGAGCACATCCCGTTCAAGAACTCGCTGAGCGACAATGTTGCAAGCTGTATCGTCGAGGACAAACAGAAGAACCTTTGGATAGGAACCAACGACGGCGGCTTGAACCTCTACGTCCCCGGCGCTCAGAAGTTCATCCACTATGCATTGCAGGAAAGCCAGCGCGAAGACGGCTTAGGCTCCAACAACATCAAATCCGTATACGTGGACGAACCGAGAGGACTAGTATACATCGGCGCACATGCCGGCGGCCTGAGCATCCTGCATCGCAACAGCGGACGCATGGAAAACTTCAACCAGCTCAACAGCCCGTTAATCAATGAGAACGTATATGCCATCCTTCCCGACGGAGAGAACAATTTCCTTTTAGGAACATTAAGCGCTCTGGTACACTTCAACCCGGAAAAACGGAGTTTTACCACCATCACTCAGGAAAATGACGGAACGCCAATCAACGTCCAGAAGATTACTACCCTGTTCCGGGATTCCAAAAAGCGTCTTTGGATAGGCGGTGAGGAAGGCGTGTCCGTATTCAACCAGCATGGAACCTCCATACAGAAAGCGGACATTTTACCCGAATCCACCGCTACTAAAGCATTCACCAATTACATCTACGAGGCAAACAACGGCTTGGTCTGGATAGGTACACGCGAAGGATTCTATTGTTTCGACGAAAAAGCCAAGCAGATTAAACGGTATACCAAAGCCGACGGACTGCCCAACAACGTGGTTTACGGCATTCTCGAAGACTCTTACGGCCGCCTGTGGATGAGTACCAACCGGGGTATCTCATGCTTCAATCCGGAAACGGAGAAATTCCGCAACTTCACCGAAGCGGACGGATTGCAGAGCAATCAGTTCAACACCTCTTCCTGCTACCGCACTTCCGATGGCGAGATGTACTTCGGAGGCATAAACGGCCTTACTACATTCCGTCCGGAACTGTTGCAGGACAATCCCTATACCCCGCCGGTAGTAATCACCAAGCTACAGCTTTTCAACAAGACCGTCCGTCCCGACGATGAAACCGGCATTCTGAGCAAGAATATCAGCGACACGGAAAGCATCACGCTGAAATCCTGGCAGACAGCATTCTCCCTGGAGTTTGTCGTATCGAACTACATCTCCGGACAGCATAATACATTCGCCTACAAATTAGACGGTTACGATAAAGAGTGGTACTACCTCACGGACAGGCATCCGGTGTCCTACTCCAACCTGCCGCAAGGTACTTATCACTTCATGGTGAAAGCTGCCAATAACGACGGCAAATGGAACACCACGCCTACCGTACTGGAAATCGTTATTCTGCCCGTGTGGTACAAGACCTGGTGGGCTGTCATACTGTTCCTTGCCACTTTTGCCGGCTTTGTCACATTCGTATTCCGCTTCTTCTGGATGCGCAAGAAAATGGAAGCAGAGCTTGAAATCGAACGCCGCGACAAGGAACACCGCGAAGAAATCAACCAGATGAAGATGCGCTTCTTCATCAACATTTCGCATGAACTCCGTACACCGCTTACCTTAATCCTGGCACCGCTTCAAGAGGTCATCAGTAAAATCAACGACCGCTGGACCCGCAACCAACTGGAATACATCCAGCGGAATGCCAACCGCCTGCTGCACCTTGTCAACCAACTTATGGACTACCGCCGGGCGGAACTCGGAGTTTTCGAGCTGAAAATAAAGAAAGGCAATGCCTATCGCCTGATACGCGAGAACTTCCTGTATTATGACAAGCTGGCACGCCACAAAGAGATACACTACGCTTTCCACTCCGATTTGGAAGAAAAAGAGGAACTTTTCGACCCTAACTATCTGGAACTGATTGTCAACAATCTTTTGTCCAATGCTTTCAAATATACGGACAACGGAAAAAGTATCACCGTTACCCTGAAAGAGGAAAACAACTGGCTGATACTGCAAGTGAGCGACACCGGTGCCGGCATTCCTATCAATAAGCAGGGTAAAGTGTTCGAACGCTTCTATCAGATAGAAAGCCAGCATATAGGAAGCGGCATCGGACTGTCGCTGGTACAGCGTCTGGTCGATTTGCACCACGGACGCATCGAACTGGAGAGCGAAGAGGGCAAGGGAAGTACATTCTCCGTCTATCTGCCGCAAGACCTGGCCGTTTATAAGGCCACCGAGCTGGCAGACTCCAACACTTCCAAGGAAGAAGAGCAGGTGTACTCCACCAACTCCAAAGAAATGTATTTCATCGATACGGAGAAAATGGAGAATGAAGCCATAGAGACGGGCGACAAGAAACGCGGAACCATCCTTATTGTGGAAGACAATCAGGAGATTCGCCATTATCTCAGCAGCGGTTTGGCTGCATTGTTCAACATACTGGAAGCCGGAAACGGTGAAGAAGCCTTGGAAAAACTGAAGAACCATGAGGCGGACATTATTATCACCGATGTCATGATGCCTGTAATGGACGGTATCAAGCTATGTAAGAATATCAAACAGAATATTCGTACCTGCCACATTCCGGTTATCATCCTGTCTGCCAAAACCGACATAAAAGACCAGTTGGAAGGCCTGCAAGTAGGTGCGGATGATTATATCTCCAAGCCTTTCTCCATCGCCGTCCTCACTTCCAAGATACAGAACATGATGCGTACCCGCCGCCACATGCTCGAGAAGTACGCCAAATCCTTGGAAGTGGAACCGGAGAAGATTACTTTCAATGCCATGGACGAAGAGTTGCTGAAACGCGCCGTAAGCATCGTAGAAGAAAACATTGATAATTTTGAGTTCTCTACCGATGAATTTGCGCAAAAGATGAATATGAGCCGCTCCAACCTACATTTGAAACTGAAAGCAATCACCGGAGAGTCAGCCATCGACTTTATCCGTAAAGTACGGTTCAAAAGGGCTACCGAACTGCTGAAAAGCGGACGTTATACGGTAACCGAAGTCAGCAGCATGGTGGGATTTAATTCATCTTCTTATTTTGCAACTTGCTTTAAGAAGTATATAGGCTGTTTGCCGACGGAGTACATTAAAAAAGTAAAAGGATAG